The following are encoded in a window of Sminthopsis crassicaudata isolate SCR6 chromosome 3, ASM4859323v1, whole genome shotgun sequence genomic DNA:
- the POLR2I gene encoding DNA-directed RNA polymerase II subunit RPB9 → MEPDGTYEPGFVGIRFCQECNNMLYPKEDKENRILLYACRNCDYQQEADNSCIYVNKITHEVDELTQIIADVSQDPTLPRTEDHPCQKCGHKEAVFFQSHSARAEDAMRLYYVCTAPHCGHRWTE, encoded by the exons ATGGAGCCCGACGGGACCTATGAGCCGGGTTTTGTAGGAATCCGCTTCTGCCAGGAGTG CAACAACATGCTGTATCCCAAGGAGGACAAGGAGAATCGCATCCTTCTGTACGCG TGTCGCAACTGTGACTACCAGCAGGAGGCTGACAACAGCTGCATCTACGTGAACAAGATCACGCACGAGGTGGA CGAGCTAACCCAGATTATCGCAGACGTGTCGCAAGACCCCACGCTGCCCAGGACGGAGGACCACCCGTGCCAGAA GTGCGGCCACAAGGAAGCTGTGTTCTTCCAGTCCCACAGCGCGAGGGCGGAG GACGCCATGAGGCTCTATTACGTGTGCACCGCCCCCCACTGCGGCCATCGCTGGACCGAGTGA